A window from Vanessa atalanta chromosome 18, ilVanAtal1.2, whole genome shotgun sequence encodes these proteins:
- the LOC125070728 gene encoding myosin-I heavy chain, whose translation MEERDKDEESGVPDMTMMPQITEQAINDNLKRRYIHDLIYTYTGSILVAVNPYKELGCYNMEDMQNYRGKAFGSLSPHVFALAESAYSSLQNGEKNQSVVISGESGAGKTETTKLILQYLCAAGGQASWAEQQILEANTVLEAFGNAKTVRNDNSSRFGKFVEVRLDHRGGIRGAVLRDFLLERARITGPAPRETNYHVFYQLVEGAKHNAELRSTLRLRDGVQFKYLRPEDDEARKGRGGEQGKLEALQLALTVLQVPLHMCEGLFKVLAAVLWLGNVQFQDVDGERTTLAPEDAEAVDAVANLLGLAPPTAQRVLLERQINVRGNVTDIPLRLHEARENRHAMARALYSRTFAWLVRHVNSCSAPGREARRALGVLDIFGFENFASNSLEQLCINYANEKLHMFFNNYVFALEQEIYRQEGIKYSQIQFTDNAACLELLEKPPRSLLKLLSEQCHMPKGSDGAYLTNIQGEFGEHQSFVKGSRRKWEEEFGVQHYAGTVSYSVHGFVDKNRDTQQDAFIDHLSRSANPFVRELADYVQDLGPPGHDISLSSPGSTSTTQRGTSKGRPTVVDTFRAQLQSLVDMLQVTDVWYVRCIKPNENKVAGKYNDQLVLEQLRYLGMNEIVRIRRDGFPVHLPAPMFQARYRCLLPHPRPTDPDIATIMSLVHAPTDDWQIGHTKIFMRSSVHGPLEAKRTALLQSSALLLQKWYKGSVKRRQYLQWRRAAIVLQAAWRGWFERAAFLRLRRSALTLQRHLRGAFAREVAAALREMKRVNQEIKLREERNSLAEKAEQERAELESMADQLRGISCAGARADSVNLDNLFDFLADVPAQRGAPDGQSAHQPTIAEIGDSMERLADDLHQELENVLAEQVDELTIAHTEAQRKPDGAPSDAIPPPPPSTLALQSIHQPASNMTSSLTNGMSNGISPFDMTSSLTNGMSDPMSSSLIMPPPPALDPSVDDSPVFPSPPACSLPEPAGPPPPPPSGKDITPPELTNGIIPNGKVAVIKDKEPIYESVIPRPATEPPPLTSPPPPPANPPESNGFTSTKESEMEPDVPLPPLPSNVTSPEMNDISSPTMLSDSCMSPPPTLNGDCNNTERNARRKERVERRLHQLEAPPTNTEAPSDSATDLTEFAKLYFNDHPRSPEGTIMATLTRKSKSMELLTKGEMITYHKGNNIPTSHIQLHDPDSVTAAVNIFRDLCRYMRGELTAEKETQVIQSIIGKGLEREELRDEILVQCVRQITECPVEEWAERVWLILCLCAVAWQPSRGLARYYCAWLRVRARAAASPASAGSVTSVASVTGGARAAHCAQWCLDNCRGAAPRLLPPSTVEIAAMRRLGTIVCRFFFLDGRTKAIDVHPADTAAAAAARLADKLGLAPQARAGWAVYQQRAGTEEHVRATQYLYDVIAAWEMQQGPGGGSADNRFVFKRRLFRGGRELPHDPVEVALLYAQAVHSVVKMDEFPVSEKVALQLAGLQAQVSLGEPPPSPPPPHTRAYYAHPDQFLPPRIAKQRPPHQWATILAQAHRQYGAGRAELTAKALYLSCVMQYPLYGVTLFPVTYKGYWAHGPNVLLGVGAEGVVLVRPADKVVLAEYPYTNIAAILMDPVDNGLTLSLTHHGQHDGLRCIVLECAQKAEAAWLMAAYSPLLGGGLAEEAPRRAAPAAERARLAAALRAARRALVDSALLRRPQDLSAGGFLRNTLRRLSKHRLERVRLDISAESQGECYKGFPAAYWCWARSLPHSLTKLNEAEEVAAMQIFKDIMSHAGLTNNEGSTTNLANNNSVGSHESDSDDRVALAQALLQRCLQKDTLLCELYAQLIKQTTEHPEPNSRVSARHWALLCAAVGAALPPAKPLRRLLLAHLRYRAAALHAAEEGKFARRAEQVALSIAQVPRRLAAPSKEELLCAAARRPMHVRVLLLDGKQHGLVFGPAATADHLVAMLRDKIGLTDAATGYALYEVCANSSPAGAGERALGGAERVGDVLARWEKAGATAAACRLVFKKRLFLGERPLHTACVAEMELLYYQVLHAVRHDRLPIETDEAVMLAALHAQVVKGDCLGGGEECSAAAGAVLPPRLATPALPAPAVRLHHLALRGTEPHAAMQRALTLASSWPLTRATIFDVMQSFTSNWPRALWLAVDARGLTLLRRGARAALVSHDHDQLLAVSPAPRALLLVTRADRKHAKLVLSTDQAYQIATLIKDYIEAVRGPVCPAVPQPAARPAAS comes from the exons GAGGATATGCAAAATTATCGCGGCAAGGCCTTCGGGAGTTTGTCTCCCCATGTTTTCGCTTTAGCGGAGTCGGCGTACAGCTCCCTACAG AATGGCGAAAAGAACCAGTCAGTTGTGATATCTGGAGAAAGTGGGGCTGGGAAGACGGAAACCACCAAGCTCATTCTTCAGTACCTGTGCGCTGCTGGTGGTCAAGCATCCTGGGCGGAACAGCAGATCCTCGAAGCGAACACCGTATTAGAAGCCTttg GTAACGCAAAAACAGTGCGGAACGATAACTCTTCACGGTTCGGAAAGTTTGTAGAAGTAAGACTGGACCATCGGGGAGGGATAAGAGGCGCTGTGTTGCGAGATTTTCTACTAGAACGTGCAAGGATAACTGGTCCAGCGCCTAGAGAGACGAACTACCATGTGTTCTATCAGCTGGTTGAAGGAGCTAAA CACAATGCAGAACTTCGCAGTACATTACGTCTCCGTGATGGcgttcaatttaaatatctacgaCCAGAAGATGATGAAGCTAGAAAGGGAAGAGGCGGCGAACAGGGCAAACTGGAAGCGTTGCAACTAGCGCTGACTGTGCTGCAAGTGCCGCTGCACATGTGCGAGGGTCTATTCAAAGTGCTGGCTGCTGTTTTATGGCTTGGGAATGTACAATTTCAG gatGTAGATGGTGAACGGACTACCTTGGCGCCAGAAGACGCGGAAGCAGTGGATGCCGTCGCTAATCTGTTAGGTCTGGCGCCCCCCACTGCTCAGCGAGTCTTATTGGAGAGACAGATCAATGTTCGAGGAAACGTTACTGATATACCACTGAGATTGCACGAA GCACGTGAAAACCGTCACGCGATGGCCCGCGCGCTGTACTCGCGCACGTTCGCGTGGCTCGTCCGACACGTCAACAGCTGCTCGGCGCCCGGGCGGGAGGCGCGCCGCGCCCTCGGGGTGCTCGACATATTCGGCTTTGAAAACTTCGCCTCCAACTCCCTGGAGCAACTATGTATCAACTACGCTAATGAGAAGCTTCATATGTTCTTCAATAACTACGTTTTCGCCCTTGAACAGGAAATT TACCGCCAAGAAGGAATCAAGTACAGCCAAATACAGTTCACTGACAATGCTGCCTGCTTAGAACTATTAGAGAAACCACCGAGAAGTCTGCTCAAGTTGCTCAGTGAACAATGTCACATGCCAAAG GGATCCGACGGAGCTTACCTAACTAATATACAAGGCGAGTTCGGTGAACACCAGAGCTTTGTCAAGGGATCGAGACGAAAGTGGGAAGAGGAGTTTGGTGTGCAGCACTACGCCGGCACCGTCAGCTACAGCGTGCACGGCTTCGTGGACAAGAACAGGGACACCCAGCAGGATGCGTTCATAGACCACCTCAGCAGATCCGCTAATCCTTTTGTACGGGAATTGGCGGATTATGTGCAAGATTTGGGACCACCTGGACAc GATATATCCTTATCAAGTCCCGGTTCAACAAGCACGACGCAGAGAGGCACTTCGAAAGGCAGGCCAACTGTCGTCGACACATTCCGAGCTCAACTGCAGTCGCTTGTCGATATGCTTCAAGTTACTGACGTCtg GTATGTGCGTTGCATCAAGCCAAATGAAAACAAAGTGGCTGGCAAGTACAACGATCAGCTCGTATTAGAACAGCTGCGGTACCTCGGTATGAACGAAATCGTGCGCATCAGACGAGACGGCTTCCCCGTGCACTTGCCCGCACCGATGTTCCAAGCGCGCTACCGATGCTTGCTGCCACACCCGAGACCCACTGATCCGGATATAGC CACAATAATGTCTTTAGTCCACGCACCGACAGACGATTGGCAAATTGGTCATACGAAGATATTTATGCGAAGCTCTGTGCACGGTCCGCTGGAAGCTAAGAGGACAGCGTTATTGCAATCGTCAGCATTGCTCCTGCAGAAg TGGTACAAAGGTTCAGTGAAACGTCGTCAATACTTACAATGGAGGCGCGCAGCCATCGTCCTGCAAGCGGCGTGGCGCGGCTGGTTCGAGCGGGCCGCCTTCCTGCGTCTGCGCAGATCGGCGCTCACCTTACAGAGACACCTTCGCGGCGCCTTCGCGAGAGAGGTCGCGGCCGCCTTGAGGGAAATGAAGAGGGTCAACCAGGAAATCAAACTTAGAGAGGAACGTAACAg tcTCGCAGAAAAAGCGGAACAGGAGCGGGCGGAATTAGAAAGCATGGCGGATCAGCTCCGCGGGATATCGTGCGCCGGCGCGCGAGCTGACTCCGTCAACCTCGACAACCTGTTCGACTTCCTGGCGGACGTGCCCGCGCAGCGCGGCGCCCCCGACGGCCAGTCCGCGCACCAGCCCACTATCGCCGAGATAGGAGACTCCATGGAACGTCTAGCGGACGATCTGCATCAGGAG cttGAAAACGTGCTTGCTGAACAAGTAGACGAATTAACCATAGCCCACACCGAGGCACAGCGTAAACCGGACGGAGCGCCGTCCGACGCCATCCCCCCACCTCCGCCGAGCACCTTGGCCCTACAATCTATACACCAACCAGCATCGAATATGACCTCATCCTTAACAAACGGAATGTCCAATGGTATATCACCGTTTGATATGACTTCATCGTTGACCAATGGTATGAGCGATCCGATGTCTTCATCGCTCATAATGCCACCACCACCAGCCTTGGACCCATCGGTGGATGACTCACCCGTTTTCCCGTCACCACCTGCATGTTCGTTACCTGAACCGGCTGGGCCTCCACCGCCACCGCCTTCGGGCAAAG ACATAACCCCACCAGAACTGACGAATGGTATAATACCAAACGGGAAAGTAGCTGTTATTAAGGATAAGGAGCCGATATACGAATCCGTGATACCGCGTCCGGCCACCGAGCCCCCTCCACTGACGTCCCCACCGCCACCGCCTGCAAACCCACCAGAAAGTAATGG ATTTACATCTACCAAAGAATCGGAAATGGAACCTGACGTCCCGCTGCCGCCACTCCCGAGTAACGTGACGTCACCGGAAATGAACGACATCTCTTCGCCCACAATGCTTTCAGACTCTTGTATGAGCCCACCGCCTACTCTAAATGGAGATTGCAAT AACACAGAACGCAATGCGCGTCGGAAAGAGCGAGTCGAACGTCGATTGCACCAGCTCGAGGCGCCGCCCACCAACACCGAAGCGCCTTCAGACTCGGCAACCGATCTCACCGAGTTCGCTAAACTATACTTCAATGATCATCCAAGGTCGCCCGAAG gtacAATCATGGCAACACTGACTCGCAAAAGTAAATCAATGGAGTTATTAACTAAAGGAGAGATGATCACTTATCACAAAGGAAATAATATCCCCACCTCACACATACAGCTGCACGACCCCGACAGCGTTACAGCAGCTGTAAACATATTCCgg GATTTATGTCGCTACATGAGAGGCGAACTAACCGCGGAGAAAGAGACTCAGGTTATCCAATCTATAATCGGCAAAGGGTTGGAACGAGAGGAGCTGAGGGACGAAATATTAGTGCAATGTGTTAGACAA ATAACGGAATGTCCCGTGGAGGAGTGGGCGGAGCGCGTGTGGCTGATCCTGTGCCTGTGCGCCGTGGCGTGGCAGCCGAGCCGCGGCCTGGCGCGCTACTACTGCGCGTGGCTgcgcgtgcgcgcgcgcgccgccgcctcGCCCGCCTCCGCCGGCTCCGTCACGTCCGTGGCGTCCGTCACGGGCGGCGCGCGGGCCGCGCACTGCGCGCAGTGGTGCCTCGACAACTGCAGGGGCGCCGCGCCGCGCCTGCTGCCGCCCAGCACGGTCGAGATCGCG GCCATGCGTCGGCTCGGAACGATCGTCTGTCGGTTCTTCTTCCTGGACGGACGGACGAAAGCTATAGACGTGCACCCCGCCGACACGGCGGCGGCGGCCGCGGCCCGGCTCGCTGACAAGCTGGGTCTGGCCCCGCAGGCCAGGGCCGGCTGGGCCGTTTACCAGCAACGTGCGGGGACAGAGGAACATGTGCGAGCGACGCAATACCTATACGACGTAATAGCGGCCTGGGAGAT GCAACAAGGTCCAGGCGGCGGGTCTGCGGACAATCGCTTCGTGTTCAAGCGTCGGCTGTTCCGTGGTGGTCGCGAACTTCCACACGACCCCGTCGAGGTGGCGCTGCTCTATGCACAAGCCGTACACAGCGTTGTTAag ATGGACGAGTTCCCGGTGTCGGAGAAGGTGGCGCTGCAGCTGGCGGGACTGCAGGCGCAGGTGTCGCTGGGCGAGCCGCCGCCCAGCCCGCCGCCGCCGCACACGCGCGCCTACTACGCGCACCCCGACCAGTTCCTGCCGCCGCGCATCGCCAAGCAGCGCCCGCCGCACCAGTGG GCTACGATCCTCGCTCAAGCTCATCGCCAGTACGGGGCCGGCAGGGCGGAACTAACCGCGAAAGCATTATATCTATCGTGTGTGATGCAGTATCCACTATACGGAGTTACACTCTTCCCGGTGACTTACAAGGGATATTGGGCCCACG GTCCAAACGTCCTACTCGGCGTCGGTGCCGAAGGAGTAGTGCTAGTTCGACCCGCGGACAAGGTCGTGCTCGCTGAGTATCCTTACACCAACATCGCCGCAATTCTAATGGATCCCGTCGACAATGGTCTGACGCTGAGCCTGACTCATCACGGACAGCACGACGGATTGAG ATGCATCGTGCTGGAGTGCGCGCAGAAGGCGGAGGCGGCGTGGCTGATGGCGGCCTACAGCCCGCTGCTGGGCGGCGGGCTGGCGGAGGAGgccccgcgccgcgccgcgcccgccgccgagCGCGCGCGCCTCGCCGCCGCCctgcgcgccgcgcgccgcgcgctCGTCGACAGCGCGCTGCTGCGCCGCCCGCAGGACCTCTCCGCCGGCGGCTTCCTCCGCAACACGCTGCGCAG gttGAGCAAGCATCGTCTAGAACGTGTCCGGTTAGACATATCGGCAGAATCACAGGGCGAGTGTTACAAGGGCTTCCCGGCGGCGTACTGGTGCTGGGCCCGCAGCTTGCCGCACAGCCTCACTAAGCTCAACGAGGCTGAAGAAGTGGCAGCCATGCAGATATTCAAA GACATAATGAGTCACGCGGGTTTGACTAATAACGAGGGCAGCACAACGAACCTCGCCAACAACAACAGCGTGGGCAGCCACGAGAGCGACAGCGACGACCGCGTTGCGCTGGCGCAAGCGCTGCTGCAGCGCTGTCTGCAGAAAGACACGCTGCTCTGTGAGCTGTACGCGCAGCTGATCAAACAG ACGACGGAGCACCCGGAGCCCAACTCCCGCGTGTCGGCGCGCCACTGGGCACTGCTGTGCGCGGCCGTGGGCGCGGCGCTGCCGCCCGCCAAGCCGCTGCGGCGCTTGCTACTGGCGCACCTGCGGTACCGCGCCGCAGCGCTGCACGCCGCCGAGGAGGGCAAGTTCGCGCGGCGCGCGGAGCAG GTGGCATTGAGTATAGCTCAAGTGCCGCGTCGCCTGGCGGCGCCTTCCAAGGAGGAGCTGCTGTGCGCGGCGGCTCGCCGACCGATGCACGTGCGCGTGTTGCTGCTGGACGGCAAGCAGCACGGCCTGGTGTTCGGGCCGGCCGCCACGGCCGACCACCTGGTGGCCATGCTCCGCGACAAAATCGGACTCACAGATGCCGCGACCG GCTACGCGCTGTACGAGGTGTGCGCCAACTCGAGCCCGGCGGGCGCGGGCGAGCGCGCGCTGGGCGGCGCCGAGCGCGTGGGCGACGTGCTCGCGCGCTGGGAGAAGGCGGGCGCCACGGCCGCCGCCTGCAG GCTGGTGTTTAAAAAGCGCCTATTCCTCGGCGAGCGTCCGCTGCACACGGCGTGCGTGGCGGAGATGGAGCTCCTGTACTACCAGGTGTTGCACGCGGTGAGACACGACCGGCTGCCCATCGAGACGGATGAAGCT GTTATGCTGGCAGCGTTGCACGCGCAAGTAGTGAAGGGTGACTGCCTCGGCGGCGGCGAGGAGTGCTCGGCCGCGGCGGGCGCGGTGCTGCCGCCGCGGCTGGCCACGCCCGCGCTGCCGGCGCCCGCTGTGCGCCTGCACCACCTGGCGCTGCGCGGCACGGAGCCGCACGCCGCCATGCAGCGCGCGCTGACGCTGGCCTCCTCCTGGCCGCTCACCAGAGCCACGATCTTCGACGTCATG CAATCGTTCACGTCGAACTGGCCGCGTGCGCTGTGGCTGGCCGTGGACGCGCGCGGGCTGACGCTGCTGCGTCGGGGCGCACGCGCTGCGCTCGTGTCGCACGACCACGACCAACTGCTGGCCGTCTCTCCGGCCCCGCGGGCGCTGCTTCTCGTCACGCGTGCCGACCGGAAGCACGCGAAACTCGTTCTCTCCACCGACCAG GCGTACCAGATTGCGACTCTGATCAAGGACTACATCGAGGCGGTGCGCGGGCCCGTGTGCCCGGCAGTGCCGCAGCCCGCCGCGCGCCCCGCCGCCTCCTGA